The following are from one region of the Serinus canaria isolate serCan28SL12 chromosome 8, serCan2020, whole genome shotgun sequence genome:
- the LRRC8D gene encoding volume-regulated anion channel subunit LRRC8D: MFTLAEVASLSDIQPTYRILKPWWDVFMDYLAVVMLMVAIFAGTMQLTKDQVVCLPVLQSTVNSRVQPDTAGKADFTTVETTTGQEEASMRTVSFAPTVTPDIPLSRATSSQYPRTESDQELKKEQKDSSGRKTNLDFQQYVFINQMCYHLALPWYSKYFPYLVLIHTIILIVSSNFWFKYPKTCSKIEHFVSILGKCFESPWTTKALSETACEDSEENKQRLTGAQSLPKYVSTSSDEGSPSASTPMITKSGFKFSADKPMIEIPSVTILDKKDGEQAKALFEKVRKFRAHVEDSDLIYKLYVGQTVIKTVKFIFILCYTANFVNTISFEHICNPKVEHLIGYTQFECTHNMAYMLKKLLISYISLICVYGFICLYTLFWLFRIPLKEYSFEKVREESSFSDIPDVKNDFAFLLHMVDQYDQLYSKRFGVFLSEVSENKLRGISLNHEWTYEKLRQHVSRNAQDKQELHLFMLSGVPDAVFDLTDLDVLKLELIPEAKITAKISQMTNLQELHLYHCPAKVEQTAFSFLRDHLRCLHVKFTDVAEIPAWVYLLKTLRELYLIGNLNSENNKMIGLESLRELRHLKILHVKSNLTKIPPNITDVAPHLTKLVIHNDGTKLVVLNSLKKMTNVAELELQNCELERIPHAIFSLSNLQELDLKSNSIRTIEEIISFQHLKRLTCLKLWHNKIVSIPSSITHIKNLESLYLSNNKLETLPAAVFSLQKLRCLDVSYNSIAVIPVEIGLLQNLQHFHITGNKVDVLPKQLFKCVKLRTLSLGQNCITSIPDKVSQLLQLTYLELKGNCLDRLPATLGQCQLLRKSGLVVEDHLFDTLPSEVKEVLNQDTGIPFPNGI; encoded by the coding sequence ATGTTTACCCTTGCAGAAGTTGCATCGCTCAGTGACATCCAGCCAACTTACCGTATCTTGAAACCATGGTGGGATGTATTTATGGATTATCTCGCTGTTGTTATGTTGATGGTCGCCATTTTTGCTGGAACCATGCAGCTGACAAAAGACCAGGTGGTCTGTTTGCCAGTTCTGCAGTCTACTGTAAATTCAAGAGTGCAGCCTGATACAGCAGGGAAGGCTGACTTCACCACTGTTGAAACAACCACTGGTCAAGAAGAAGCATCAATGAGAACTGTTTCCTTTGCCCCTACTGTAACACCTGACATTCCTCTGAGCAGAGCTACCTCTTCTCAGTATCCACGCACTGAATCAGACCAAGAGCTGAAGAAGGAGCAGAAAGATTCCTCAGGCCGTAAAACAAATTTGGATTTTCAGCAATATGTATTTATTAACCAGATGTGCTATCATTTGGCTCTTCCTTGGTACTCAAAGTATTTTCCCTATCTTGTTCTCATCCATACTATTATTTTGATAGTCAGTAGTAATTTTTGGTTCAAGTATCCCAAGACTTGCTCAAAAATTGAGCATTTTGTGTCTATATTGGGAAAGTGCTTTGAGTCTCCTTGGACTACAAAAGCGTTGTCTGAAACGGCATGTGAGGACTCTGAGGAGAACAAACAAAGGTTAACTGGTGCCCAGTCCCTGCCCAAGTATGTTTCCACTAGCAGTGATGAAGGAAGCCCAAGTGCTAGTACTCCCATGATAACCAAATCTGGCTTCAAATTTTCAGCCGACAAGCCAATGATCGAGATTCCCAGTGTCACAATTTTAGATAAGAAAGATGGAGAACAAGCCAAGGCGCTGTTTGAGAAAGTCCGGAAGTTCCGGGCTCATGTGGAAGACAGCGATCTGATTTACAAGCTCTATGTTGGCCAGACTGTCATCAAGACTGTCAAGTTCATATTTATTCTCTGCTATACCGCAAACTTTGTCAACACCATCAGTTTCGAACACATCTGCAACCCGAAGGTGGAACACCTGATTGGCTACACACAGTTTGAATGTACACACAACATGGCTTATATGTTGAAGAAGCTGCTTATCAGCTACATTTCCCTCATCTGTGTCTATGGTTTTATCTGCCTTTACACGCTCTTCTGGCTGTTCCGGATACCTTTAAAAGAATACTCTTTTGAGAAGGTCAGAGAAGAGAGCAGCTTCAGCGATATCCCAGATGTCAAAAATGATTTTGCGTTTCTCTTGCACATGGTGGATCAGTATGACCAGCTGTATTCGAAGCGATTTGGTGTCTTTTTGTCGGAGGTAAGCGAGAACAAACTGCGCGGGATTAGTTTGAACCATGAATGGACTTACGAAAAGCTTCGGCAACACGTCTCCCGCAATGCCCAGGACAAGCAGGAGCTGCATCTCTTCATGCTGTCAGGAGTCCCCGATGCAGTGTTTGATCTGACAGATCTGGATGTGTTGAAACTGGAGCTGATTCCTGAAGCGAAAATTACAGCCAAAATTTCCCAGATGACAAATCTTCAGGAGCTTCATCTGTACCACTGCCCTGCGAAGGTCGAGCAGACTGCCTTCAGCTTCCTTCGGGACCACTTGAGATGCCTTCATGTGAAATTCACAGATGTTGCAGAAATTCCTGCGTGGGTGTATTTGCTCAAAACCCTCCGTGAATTGTATTTGATAGGCAATTTGAactctgaaaataataaaatgataGGGCTTGAATCTCTTAGAGAGTTGAGACACCTTAAAATTCTCCACGTGAAAAGCAATTTGACCAAAATTCCCCCCAATATCACAGATGTAGCACCACATCTGACAAAACTAGTCATTCATAATGATGGCACTAAGCTTGTGGTACTCAATAGCCTTAAGAAAATGACAAATGTTGCAGAGTTGGAACTGCAGAACTGTGAACTGGAGAGAATTCCCCATGCCATCTTCAGTCTCTCTAACTTACAGGAACTGGATTTAAAGTCAAATAGCATACGCACAATTGAAGAAATTATCAGTTTCCAGCATCTAAAAAGATTGACTTGTTTAAAGCTGTGGCACAATAAAATAGTCAGCATTCCTTCATCCATTACTCACATAAAGAATTTGGAGTCTCTTTACCTCTCCAATAACAAACTTGAAACCTTACCTGCCGCAGTGTTCAGTTTACAGAAACTTCGGTGTTTGGATGTAAGCTACAACTCAATTGCGGTGATTCCAGTGGAAATAGGTTTGCTTCAAAATCTTCAGCATTTTCACATCACAGGAAACAAAGTCGACGTTTTGCCAAAACAGTTGTTTAAATGTGTTAAATTGAGGACTTTGAGTCTGGGACAAAACTGTATTACCTCAATCCCAGATAAAGTAAGTCAGCTGTTGCAGCTGACTTACCTGGAACTGAAGGGAAACTGCTTGGACCGTCTGCCAGCTACACtggggcagtgtcagcttctcaggaaaagTGGGCTCGTAGTGGAAGATCACCTCTTTGACACTTTACCCTCAGAAGTTAAAGAGGTGTTAAATCAAGACACAGGCATTCCCTTTCCTAATGGGATTTAG